A genomic region of Oncorhynchus mykiss isolate Arlee chromosome 4, USDA_OmykA_1.1, whole genome shotgun sequence contains the following coding sequences:
- the LOC118964500 gene encoding putative uncharacterized protein DDB_G0271982 translates to REREREAERDRQRERGRQRERERERARERERERRERERERERERERERERE, encoded by the exons agagagagagagagagaggcagagagagacagacagagagagagagggaggcagagagagagagagagagagagagcgagagagagagagagagagaga agagagagagagagagagagagagagagagagagagagagagagagagagagag